The following proteins are co-located in the Candidatus Methanogranum gryphiswaldense genome:
- the trmY gene encoding tRNA (pseudouridine(54)-N(1))-methyltransferase TrmY codes for MRYFVITGHKAITTGDFKLDDIAGGAGRLDILCRCVNSAFFLSHDLRKDVDVFLILEGGIAAPKTIRFCGEDMRYLNPDERSTSSLIRNALLKKIPEGEEIKSSPGVYVSKMSFDDVLEHLSSKGSFVYLKEDGTDCSKYDFPKDPIFVLGDNRDLTEDEENALLARNPDKICLGPYSLHADHCMIIVHNEMDRYLS; via the coding sequence ATGAGGTATTTCGTGATTACTGGTCATAAGGCCATTACTACCGGCGATTTCAAACTAGACGATATCGCTGGTGGCGCTGGAAGACTAGACATATTATGCAGATGTGTCAATTCAGCATTTTTCTTAAGTCACGATCTACGTAAAGATGTTGATGTATTTCTTATTCTGGAAGGAGGAATTGCCGCACCAAAGACCATTAGGTTCTGTGGAGAAGACATGAGATATCTAAATCCAGATGAGAGGAGTACTTCTTCTTTGATAAGGAATGCACTTTTGAAAAAAATACCAGAAGGAGAGGAGATAAAATCCTCACCCGGTGTTTATGTTTCCAAAATGTCATTTGATGACGTCCTTGAACATCTCTCATCAAAGGGATCATTCGTATACCTCAAGGAAGATGGCACCGATTGTAGCAAATATGATTTTCCAAAGGATCCAATATTTGTTTTGGGAGATAACAGAGATCTTACAGAGGATGAAGAAAATGCTCTGCTTGCAAGGAATCCAGATAAAATATGCTTAGGACCTTACAGCCTGCACGCTGATCATTGCATGATAATTGTTCATAACGAAATGGACAGGTATCTATCCTGA
- a CDS encoding DUF2116 family Zn-ribbon domain-containing protein — MTGIFSDKIPQHRHCEVCGKAFIGEGHFCSDSCKESAGADAKKKIRKLMIIWIVIVTITVVVIAMIGL; from the coding sequence ATGACAGGCATTTTTTCGGACAAGATTCCACAACACAGACATTGCGAGGTCTGTGGCAAGGCGTTCATAGGCGAGGGTCATTTCTGCAGCGATAGTTGTAAAGAATCGGCCGGAGCAGATGCTAAAAAGAAAATAAGAAAACTCATGATAATTTGGATAGTGATCGTTACGATCACTGTTGTCGTGATCGCCATGATCGGACTGTGA
- a CDS encoding electron transfer flavoprotein subunit beta/FixA family protein encodes MKFLLMIKQVPDTTMINVDENGNLIRTGVPSILDPYCEYALDMINRIKNNEDRIVAVTMGPLQAKEALLRCLELGADEAYLLSDKAFAGADTYATSRTLTAFVNKIAPDYDHIFCGKQAADGDTAQVPAELSRMLCIPQFYYVEGISRDLTGMTVIQNYGDEIRTCKLPHMSLISVSQGDLNRRLPSISMHLEAAKKEIQTLDRVSLGLGIFSVGLKGSKTKIVYSYSPKSEHKCTIIDGTDPSTAAKHILEGIK; translated from the coding sequence ATGAAATTTTTACTTATGATCAAACAAGTTCCAGATACTACAATGATCAACGTCGATGAGAACGGCAACCTCATAAGAACTGGCGTACCATCGATATTGGATCCATATTGCGAATATGCACTGGATATGATCAATAGAATAAAAAATAATGAGGATCGTATAGTCGCAGTAACAATGGGTCCTTTGCAGGCCAAAGAAGCATTGCTAAGATGTCTGGAACTAGGTGCGGATGAAGCATATCTGCTGTCGGATAAGGCATTTGCAGGTGCGGATACATACGCAACATCCAGGACACTGACGGCGTTCGTCAATAAGATCGCACCTGATTATGACCACATATTTTGCGGTAAACAAGCAGCAGATGGAGATACTGCACAAGTGCCAGCAGAACTTTCAAGGATGCTATGCATACCACAGTTCTACTATGTAGAAGGGATCTCAAGAGATCTTACTGGTATGACCGTGATACAAAATTACGGTGATGAGATACGCACATGCAAACTTCCGCATATGTCTCTGATCTCTGTTTCTCAAGGAGACCTCAATCGTCGTCTGCCTTCAATATCAATGCATTTGGAAGCGGCAAAAAAAGAGATACAGACCTTAGACCGCGTATCTTTGGGATTAGGTATATTTTCTGTAGGCCTCAAAGGATCGAAAACAAAGATAGTATACTCATATTCTCCAAAATCCGAACATAAGTGCACAATAATTGATGGCACCGATCCATCAACGGCGGCCAAACACATATTGGAGGGGATCAAATGA
- a CDS encoding peroxiredoxin — protein sequence MNVGDSFPQFVLKDEDGMEVDSNMLKGIRYVIYFYSKDGTAGCTKEALDFTGNYVKFMFRNIPVFGVSKDSPETHKKFKEKNDLKIKLLSDQDHNLMSRVEAWGPRTMYGKVTEGAIRSTFIIGKDGNIEAVWKKVKVDGHADIVLAKALSLYKDL from the coding sequence ATGAACGTAGGGGATTCGTTTCCGCAATTTGTTCTCAAGGATGAGGACGGAATGGAAGTAGACAGTAATATGCTGAAAGGTATACGTTACGTCATATACTTCTATTCCAAAGATGGCACAGCGGGATGCACAAAAGAGGCTTTAGACTTCACAGGAAATTATGTAAAATTCATGTTCAGGAACATACCTGTATTCGGTGTAAGTAAAGATTCTCCTGAAACACACAAGAAGTTCAAAGAAAAGAACGATCTGAAGATAAAATTGCTAAGTGATCAGGATCACAACCTTATGAGTAGAGTGGAGGCTTGGGGCCCTAGGACAATGTATGGCAAGGTCACCGAGGGTGCCATTAGATCCACATTCATAATTGGCAAGGATGGGAATATAGAAGCTGTTTGGAAAAAAGTAAAAGTAGATGGCCACGCAGACATCGTTCTTGCAAAAGCTCTGTCATTGTATAAGGATTTATGA
- the yjjX gene encoding inosine/xanthosine triphosphatase: MKAAVAGTFDVLHDGHKILIDKAFELGDSVLVGITSDIMASQNRDDTVPLYIREVNLKKYLDTLGKPYTLSVIDNLYGPVEMDTVDVLVVSAETFHNAEKIRNDRINRGIKPLNIVTVPIIKASDGKKINASDILKGKYAKNGKIDVPDIVVGSANHVKVEAVRSVMERIFENVKITAIAADSGVSPQPFEMETRQGAINRAKNSLGSHDIAVGIEAGVFEMPDGLYDFQYCAILDREGKLTIGTGMGFKYPDAIAKLVRDGYTVGEAVHQIYGNMDIGQKQGAIGLLSKGLIDRKTLTEQSVMAAMIPRIWDE, encoded by the coding sequence ATGAAAGCGGCTGTGGCCGGTACATTCGATGTTCTACATGATGGTCATAAAATACTCATCGATAAAGCATTTGAATTAGGTGATTCTGTCCTAGTGGGAATAACCTCTGACATAATGGCATCCCAGAACAGAGACGACACAGTACCGCTGTATATCAGAGAAGTCAATCTAAAAAAATATCTGGACACTTTGGGGAAACCATACACTTTGAGTGTGATCGACAATCTATATGGTCCTGTAGAAATGGACACAGTTGACGTACTTGTAGTGTCTGCCGAAACATTTCACAATGCCGAAAAGATAAGGAATGATAGAATAAATAGAGGGATCAAACCTTTGAATATAGTCACCGTCCCCATCATCAAAGCATCTGATGGAAAAAAAATCAATGCAAGTGATATTTTAAAAGGCAAATATGCAAAAAATGGCAAAATAGACGTTCCGGACATTGTTGTCGGTTCTGCAAATCATGTAAAAGTAGAGGCTGTGCGTTCAGTTATGGAACGCATATTTGAAAATGTAAAAATAACTGCCATAGCTGCAGACAGTGGCGTTTCACCTCAACCTTTTGAAATGGAGACACGTCAGGGTGCGATAAACAGGGCTAAGAATTCTTTAGGTTCTCATGATATCGCAGTAGGTATAGAGGCAGGAGTCTTTGAAATGCCGGATGGACTATATGATTTTCAATACTGTGCAATACTTGATCGTGAAGGAAAATTGACGATTGGTACGGGAATGGGCTTCAAATATCCTGATGCGATCGCAAAATTGGTCCGTGACGGGTATACTGTTGGAGAAGCTGTACACCAGATATATGGGAACATGGATATTGGGCAAAAACAAGGAGCAATAGGCCTTCTTAGTAAAGGTCTTATTGACAGAAAGACATTAACAGAACAGTCTGTGATGGCAGCTATGATTCCTCGTATATGGGATGAATGA
- a CDS encoding signal recognition particle protein Srp54 has protein sequence MVLEGLGKSLRDVIGRVNSSSVVDDDLVRDITRELQRALLQADVNVQLVLELTNKIQNRALNEEPPAGRSPKDHITKIIYEELVALLDNGDGLALKPQTIMMVGLYGQGKTTTTGKLANYFIKKGFSVGLIGADIYRPAALDQLKQLGEKVNAEVYGEPEEKNAAKIVERGMKKFSDKKIVIIDTSGRHALEEDLIQEIKDIAYIAKPSERILVLDSQVGQQAGPQADAFHNAVGVTGVILTKMDGTAKGGGALSAVAKTKARIVFIGVGEHIRDLEPFDADRFISRLLGMGDLASLVRIAKEEIGEDEALEQVAKNMLSGRFSLTDMYQQMQAVTKMGPLQKVMSMIPGMSNMDDKIDYEASQAKLARYKVIMDSMTKQEKDEPNLIKGKRIDRIAVGSGVSGHDVRELLKQYNQSKKMMGSFGKDRKMRKKMMKQFGGMDLDELQDTE, from the coding sequence ATGGTACTGGAAGGATTGGGAAAATCGCTCAGAGATGTTATCGGACGCGTAAACAGTTCATCGGTTGTAGATGACGATCTCGTCAGAGACATCACCAGAGAACTTCAGCGTGCCCTTTTGCAAGCAGATGTTAATGTCCAGCTTGTATTAGAATTAACTAATAAAATACAAAACCGTGCACTGAATGAGGAACCTCCAGCGGGAAGAAGTCCCAAAGACCATATTACCAAGATAATCTACGAAGAACTTGTCGCTCTTTTAGATAACGGAGATGGATTGGCGCTTAAACCTCAGACCATCATGATGGTAGGACTTTACGGACAGGGTAAGACCACCACAACTGGAAAATTAGCAAATTATTTTATCAAGAAAGGATTCAGCGTTGGACTTATCGGGGCCGATATATACAGGCCTGCAGCTCTTGACCAACTCAAGCAACTTGGGGAAAAGGTAAACGCAGAAGTATATGGGGAACCTGAAGAAAAGAATGCTGCGAAGATAGTCGAACGTGGAATGAAAAAATTCTCGGATAAGAAAATAGTGATAATTGACACATCCGGACGTCACGCACTGGAGGAAGACCTAATCCAGGAGATAAAAGACATCGCCTACATCGCCAAACCTAGTGAGAGGATACTGGTCTTGGATTCTCAAGTAGGGCAGCAGGCGGGTCCTCAAGCTGATGCATTCCATAATGCGGTGGGAGTAACGGGTGTCATACTTACTAAAATGGATGGTACTGCTAAAGGAGGAGGTGCGCTCTCTGCAGTTGCCAAGACAAAAGCAAGAATAGTGTTCATCGGAGTGGGAGAGCACATACGCGACCTAGAACCATTCGATGCTGACAGATTCATATCAAGACTCCTCGGAATGGGCGACCTGGCATCATTGGTGAGGATTGCAAAAGAAGAGATTGGAGAGGATGAGGCACTTGAACAAGTGGCTAAGAATATGCTTTCCGGAAGATTCTCATTGACCGATATGTATCAACAAATGCAGGCCGTTACAAAGATGGGACCTCTGCAAAAAGTTATGTCCATGATCCCTGGAATGAGTAACATGGATGATAAGATCGATTATGAGGCATCTCAGGCCAAATTAGCTAGATACAAGGTCATAATGGATTCAATGACAAAACAGGAAAAGGATGAACCCAATCTCATAAAAGGAAAGCGGATCGATAGGATCGCTGTTGGGTCAGGTGTTTCTGGACATGATGTTCGTGAACTTTTGAAGCAATATAATCAAAGCAAAAAGATGATGGGTTCTTTCGGTAAGGACCGTAAAATGCGTAAGAAGATGATGAAACAGTTCGGCGGAATGGACCTTGACGAACTCCAAGATACGGAGTGA
- a CDS encoding electron transfer flavoprotein subunit alpha/FixB family protein: MSDCSTCSSGGSCGTNNENGLPPGMLQQYNLNQSTAEDNLVWIETSIIDDKLKVVDVSIELIGKLKNISDSRTIGIIIGDNDVKMLYDDIFAYGIDTLYHVKDKTLATYHPEAYADAIADVANRINPAVILIGGTSRGREVAPRVAAILATGLTADCTELSMNGRALLMTRPAFGGNIIATISCSNFPQMATVRPGTFPMPQPQIGRKGTVMYRQATNNDLKDIISSERKKVIESDISKAKILISLGKGIKKESIAVAERIAAKIGASVSCSRALVDKGWMPQNRQVGQSGRNVAPDVYIAFGISGSIQHKAGIGSAKKIIAVNTDPDAPIKDLCDEFILGNADQILAEMDKMLNS; this comes from the coding sequence ATGAGCGATTGCAGCACATGTTCCAGCGGAGGATCTTGTGGGACCAATAATGAGAACGGTCTGCCACCGGGAATGCTCCAACAATATAACCTAAATCAATCCACAGCAGAAGACAATCTCGTGTGGATTGAAACATCAATAATAGACGATAAACTAAAGGTCGTCGATGTATCAATAGAGCTTATAGGTAAACTCAAGAACATTAGCGATTCCCGTACGATCGGAATTATCATTGGAGATAATGATGTAAAAATGCTTTATGACGACATATTCGCCTATGGTATAGACACGCTTTATCATGTAAAGGACAAGACCCTTGCCACATATCATCCAGAAGCATATGCTGATGCAATAGCAGATGTGGCGAACCGCATAAATCCTGCTGTTATATTGATCGGTGGGACATCGAGAGGAAGGGAGGTTGCTCCAAGAGTTGCTGCCATACTGGCTACAGGACTGACTGCCGATTGCACCGAACTTAGCATGAATGGAAGGGCCCTTTTAATGACCAGACCTGCTTTTGGAGGTAATATAATTGCCACCATCTCCTGCAGCAATTTTCCACAAATGGCAACTGTACGCCCCGGAACTTTTCCAATGCCTCAACCGCAGATAGGAAGAAAAGGAACAGTGATGTATCGTCAAGCAACCAACAATGATCTAAAGGATATCATCTCATCTGAAAGAAAAAAAGTGATCGAATCAGATATCTCAAAAGCTAAGATCCTGATATCGCTTGGAAAGGGCATAAAAAAAGAATCCATTGCCGTAGCTGAGAGGATAGCTGCCAAGATCGGAGCTTCGGTATCCTGTTCGCGCGCATTGGTGGATAAGGGCTGGATGCCTCAGAATAGACAGGTAGGACAGTCCGGACGTAATGTAGCTCCGGACGTGTATATCGCATTCGGAATATCTGGTTCCATACAGCATAAGGCAGGAATAGGTTCGGCAAAAAAGATAATTGCTGTGAATACAGACCCAGATGCCCCAATTAAGGATCTTTGCGATGAATTCATATTAGGCAATGCAGATCAGATACTTGCAGAAATGGACAAAATGCTCAATTCATAA
- the pheT gene encoding phenylalanine--tRNA ligase subunit beta yields the protein MPVINFKYDDLCGLMGKKVPQETLIDKIPMIGADMHDTEGNENEMSVEFFPDRPDLFSVEGLARGMRAFLDIEPGLKTYPVIKTNISVTTDSKVTKIRPYFLCAAVFDVEISDEFLRSMMELQEKLHITIGRKRSKFAIGIHDLDKVESPFTYTALEPHDIRFVPLAKTEEMDLAEILVKHEKGMAYAHLLDGLEEYPVILDKNGNVLSFPPIINGSLTTVTTKTHNLFIDVTGMDRKAVKGALDIVVTALAERGGIIGTVDMKGNENCTSPNLDPLTRTISSAACQRFIGVKLGNDGIIRSLKRMGMDASVDPRDQDAIIVKYATTRLDIMHDVDLFEDVATGYGFEKFGSQYQVNQTIGHLSADTTFSESIKDIMVGLGFTEVMTLTLSNEKDEFEISGLPKIESVKVTNPITEEHTCLRSYLMPSLMRILRHNKHRDLPQRIFEVGYVIKDNKTVLHLCVLATASKASFTEIKSIAEAVLRETSTEHTLSVCPYTTFINGRGAFVNIDGSPAGVFGEISPKVITDFDMNHPVMMFEIDLTPIISKKAGKMF from the coding sequence ATGCCAGTTATTAATTTCAAATATGATGACCTCTGCGGTCTGATGGGAAAAAAGGTCCCTCAGGAGACCCTAATTGATAAAATACCAATGATCGGTGCTGACATGCACGATACTGAAGGTAATGAGAATGAGATGTCTGTCGAATTCTTTCCAGATCGTCCAGATCTATTCAGTGTGGAAGGTCTGGCAAGAGGCATGAGGGCCTTTTTGGATATAGAACCAGGACTCAAGACATATCCTGTAATTAAGACGAATATATCTGTCACTACAGATTCCAAGGTCACAAAAATAAGACCGTATTTCTTATGTGCAGCAGTATTCGATGTTGAAATATCGGACGAATTTCTTAGATCGATGATGGAGCTTCAAGAAAAACTTCATATCACCATAGGAAGGAAAAGAAGCAAATTCGCAATAGGTATACACGATTTGGATAAGGTCGAGTCGCCTTTCACATATACGGCTTTAGAGCCTCACGATATAAGATTCGTTCCTCTTGCCAAGACTGAGGAGATGGATCTTGCAGAGATATTGGTGAAGCACGAGAAGGGAATGGCATATGCGCATCTTCTTGATGGGTTAGAAGAATATCCTGTGATACTCGACAAGAATGGGAATGTCCTTTCATTTCCACCAATAATCAACGGTTCTCTGACCACCGTCACCACCAAGACACACAATCTGTTCATAGATGTGACTGGAATGGATAGAAAAGCTGTGAAGGGTGCATTGGATATCGTTGTCACCGCACTCGCGGAGCGTGGCGGCATTATCGGAACTGTCGATATGAAAGGTAACGAGAACTGTACCTCTCCTAATCTTGATCCTCTGACAAGGACCATATCATCAGCCGCATGTCAAAGATTTATCGGCGTAAAGCTGGGGAACGACGGCATCATCAGATCGCTCAAGAGAATGGGAATGGATGCCAGTGTTGATCCAAGGGATCAGGATGCGATAATCGTCAAATATGCTACCACAAGACTTGACATAATGCATGATGTCGACTTATTCGAGGATGTTGCCACAGGATACGGATTTGAGAAATTTGGAAGTCAGTATCAGGTCAATCAGACCATAGGGCATCTCAGTGCCGATACAACATTCTCTGAAAGTATCAAGGATATAATGGTAGGTCTGGGTTTTACTGAAGTAATGACCCTCACATTGAGTAACGAAAAAGATGAATTCGAGATCTCAGGTCTTCCGAAAATAGAATCTGTGAAGGTGACCAATCCTATAACCGAGGAACACACGTGCCTAAGATCGTATCTTATGCCCAGTCTTATGAGAATATTGAGGCACAACAAACACCGCGATCTTCCTCAAAGGATATTTGAGGTAGGTTATGTCATAAAGGATAACAAGACCGTTCTGCATCTGTGTGTTCTTGCCACTGCATCGAAGGCATCATTCACAGAGATTAAGTCCATTGCCGAGGCCGTATTGAGAGAGACCTCCACAGAGCACACACTCTCGGTGTGTCCTTATACAACGTTCATCAACGGAAGAGGAGCATTCGTCAACATAGATGGCAGTCCGGCAGGAGTCTTTGGAGAGATATCTCCTAAAGTGATAACAGATTTTGATATGAACCATCCTGTCATGATGTTTGAGATAGACCTCACGCCAATAATATCAAAAAAAGCAGGGAAAATGTTCTGA
- a CDS encoding FAD-binding oxidoreductase has protein sequence MTGTADVLYMPTNESEVIEVLKKTSASGRTITISAMRTGVCGGAVPNGGDVMTLEKMNRVIGIGSNEKGVYVRLQPAVTINGLNDLIRKRSYDGLKELSEGAIDIAKNSELFYPIDPTELNGSIGGNISTNASGPRTFKYGPTRNWVKRIRIVLSNGDVLDLERDKLKAKDGMIIFSNGVMIKVPTYDFRLGIKNATGIMTSKDVDAVDVFIGSEGIFGVITEADIYLAPWHPLMSSIIFFPDDQNAYDFVKEFVESEIHPEFIEFFDTGSLDLIRASRRKDPKFTDMPDLPDNAGSAVFFDLPYDEKIEDRYLQIDQIASRHNGSLENSWCGHELKDRQRFFAFRHSVPQSIFDYVASLKGGNPGMHKMGTDMSVPLVNLDTMMDYYREVLATYDLEYVIFGHIGNGHLHVEIILKNMDDINRAKEAYRKLAVKAIALNGSPSAEHGIGKLKIEYISMMYGEKGLNEIKEIKNVLDPKWILNPGNMVVR, from the coding sequence ATGACAGGTACAGCAGATGTCCTGTATATGCCTACAAACGAATCCGAGGTTATTGAAGTTCTCAAAAAGACCTCAGCTTCAGGAAGGACGATAACAATATCCGCAATGCGCACTGGAGTATGTGGCGGAGCAGTTCCCAACGGGGGAGATGTCATGACCCTTGAAAAAATGAACAGGGTCATCGGGATTGGAAGCAATGAAAAAGGCGTTTATGTAAGACTTCAACCAGCTGTTACAATAAATGGATTGAATGACCTCATCAGAAAGAGATCATATGATGGTCTCAAAGAATTATCTGAAGGAGCTATTGATATTGCAAAGAATTCAGAACTATTTTACCCAATTGACCCAACCGAACTCAATGGTTCCATCGGAGGAAACATCTCAACAAATGCATCAGGACCAAGGACATTCAAATATGGTCCAACAAGAAACTGGGTCAAACGCATTAGGATCGTGCTTTCAAACGGAGATGTACTCGATCTCGAACGTGATAAATTGAAAGCAAAGGACGGCATGATCATATTTTCAAATGGTGTAATGATCAAGGTACCCACATATGATTTTAGACTTGGAATAAAAAATGCTACAGGTATCATGACATCGAAAGATGTGGATGCTGTGGATGTCTTTATTGGAAGTGAAGGAATTTTTGGAGTTATTACTGAAGCAGACATATATCTTGCACCTTGGCATCCCCTTATGTCCAGCATTATTTTCTTTCCAGATGACCAAAATGCTTACGATTTCGTAAAAGAATTCGTTGAGTCCGAGATTCACCCTGAATTTATAGAATTTTTTGATACAGGATCATTGGATCTTATCAGAGCATCCAGAAGGAAGGATCCCAAGTTCACTGATATGCCTGATCTTCCAGATAATGCTGGTTCTGCAGTTTTCTTCGATCTTCCATATGATGAAAAAATTGAAGATCGCTATTTACAGATAGATCAAATAGCATCCAGACACAACGGGTCTCTGGAAAACAGCTGGTGCGGGCATGAATTAAAAGATAGACAGAGGTTCTTTGCGTTCAGACATTCAGTACCTCAATCCATATTCGATTATGTCGCATCGTTGAAAGGAGGGAATCCAGGCATGCATAAGATGGGCACCGACATGTCCGTTCCTCTTGTAAATCTGGATACAATGATGGATTATTACAGGGAGGTCCTTGCCACGTACGATCTGGAATATGTGATATTCGGACACATCGGAAACGGGCATCTTCATGTAGAGATCATATTGAAGAATATGGATGATATAAACCGTGCCAAAGAGGCTTACCGGAAACTAGCTGTTAAAGCAATTGCGCTGAATGGCTCCCCTAGTGCTGAACACGGCATCGGTAAATTGAAAATAGAATACATATCGATGATGTATGGAGAAAAAGGACTCAATGAAATAAAAGAGATCAAGAATGTCCTGGACCCAAAATGGATACTGAACCCCGGAAACATGGTGGTAAGATGA